In Amphiprion ocellaris isolate individual 3 ecotype Okinawa chromosome 3, ASM2253959v1, whole genome shotgun sequence, one genomic interval encodes:
- the mapk12a gene encoding mitogen-activated protein kinase 12 isoform X1, whose translation MTMRVRPGYYRQEVNKTSWEVPERYRDLKQVGTGAYGTVCSALDSRTGAKVAIKKLYRPFQSEIFAKRAYRELRLLKHMKHENVIGLVDVFTADLSLDRFHDFYLVMPFMGTDLGKLMKLQRLSEEKIQYLVYQMLKGLKYIHSSGIIHRDLKPGNLAINQDCELKILDFGLARQADSEMTGYVVTRWYRAPEVILSWMHYTQTVDIWSVGCIMAEMLQGKPLLKGSDHLDQLTEIMKLTGTPTQEFISKLDSEDAKSYIKSLPKVEKKDLQKVFSNANPQAVAVMERMLLLDPERRVNAAEALALPYFSEFREPEEETEAQPYDHSLDNADLTLDQWKRHTFTEILTFKPVLLESKETSL comes from the exons atgactATGCGAGTTAGACCCGGTTATTACCGCCAGGAAGTCAACAAAACCTCGTGGGAAGTACCGGAGCGGTACCGCGATCTGAAGCAGGTGGGCACCGGGGCGTACGGGACGGTGTG CTCAGCTCTGGACTCCAGAACAGGAGCCAAGGTGGCCATCAAGAAGCTCTACAGACCTTTCCAGTCTGAGATCTTTGCTAAGCGGGCCTACAGGGAGCTGAGGCTGCTCAAGCACATGAAACACGAGAAT GTGATCGGCCTGGTAGATGTGTTTACTGCTGACCTCTCTCTGGACAGATTCCATGATTT CTATCTGGTGATGCCATTCATGGGCACAGACCTGGGGAAGCTGATGAAGCTGCAGAGACTCTCAGAGGAAAAAATTCAGTATTTGGTGTATCAGATGCTCAAAGGGCTTAAG TATATTCATTCTTCTGGAATAATCCACAGG GACCTCAAACCAGGAAATCTCGCCATCAACCAAGACTGTGAGCTCAAG ATCTTAGACTTCGGTTTGGCTCGGCAGGCAGACAGCGAGATGACGGGGTACGTGGTGACTCGCTGGTACAGAGCGCCGGAGGTCATCCTGAGCTGGATGCACTACACTCAGACGG TGGACATTTGGTCAGTGGGCTGCATCATGGCAGAGATGCTTCAAGGAAAACCTCTCCTTAAAGGCAGCGACC ACCTCGATCAGCTGACTGAGATCATGAAGCTCACAGGAACACCAACTCAGGAATTCATATCAAAACTAGATTCCGAGGAT GCCAAAAGTTACATCAAAAGTCTTCCAAAAGTGGAAAAGAAGGACCTTCAGAAGGTGTTTTCCAACGCTAATCCACAAG CCGTGGCTGTGATGGAGCGTATGTTACTGCTGGATCCGGAGAGACGAGTAAATGCTGCAGAGGCTCTGGCGCTGCCTTACTTCTCCGAGTTTagagaaccagaggaggagaCGGAAGCGCAGCCATACGACCACTCGCTAGACAACGCCGATCTGACCCTGGACCAGTGGAAAC GTCACACCTTCACAGAGATCTTGACTTTCAAGCCTGTTTTGCTGGAATCCAAGGAAACCTCACTGtga
- the mapk12a gene encoding mitogen-activated protein kinase 12 isoform X2, which translates to MKHENVIGLVDVFTADLSLDRFHDFYLVMPFMGTDLGKLMKLQRLSEEKIQYLVYQMLKGLKYIHSSGIIHRDLKPGNLAINQDCELKILDFGLARQADSEMTGYVVTRWYRAPEVILSWMHYTQTVDIWSVGCIMAEMLQGKPLLKGSDHLDQLTEIMKLTGTPTQEFISKLDSEDAKSYIKSLPKVEKKDLQKVFSNANPQAVAVMERMLLLDPERRVNAAEALALPYFSEFREPEEETEAQPYDHSLDNADLTLDQWKRHTFTEILTFKPVLLESKETSL; encoded by the exons ATGAAACACGAGAAT GTGATCGGCCTGGTAGATGTGTTTACTGCTGACCTCTCTCTGGACAGATTCCATGATTT CTATCTGGTGATGCCATTCATGGGCACAGACCTGGGGAAGCTGATGAAGCTGCAGAGACTCTCAGAGGAAAAAATTCAGTATTTGGTGTATCAGATGCTCAAAGGGCTTAAG TATATTCATTCTTCTGGAATAATCCACAGG GACCTCAAACCAGGAAATCTCGCCATCAACCAAGACTGTGAGCTCAAG ATCTTAGACTTCGGTTTGGCTCGGCAGGCAGACAGCGAGATGACGGGGTACGTGGTGACTCGCTGGTACAGAGCGCCGGAGGTCATCCTGAGCTGGATGCACTACACTCAGACGG TGGACATTTGGTCAGTGGGCTGCATCATGGCAGAGATGCTTCAAGGAAAACCTCTCCTTAAAGGCAGCGACC ACCTCGATCAGCTGACTGAGATCATGAAGCTCACAGGAACACCAACTCAGGAATTCATATCAAAACTAGATTCCGAGGAT GCCAAAAGTTACATCAAAAGTCTTCCAAAAGTGGAAAAGAAGGACCTTCAGAAGGTGTTTTCCAACGCTAATCCACAAG CCGTGGCTGTGATGGAGCGTATGTTACTGCTGGATCCGGAGAGACGAGTAAATGCTGCAGAGGCTCTGGCGCTGCCTTACTTCTCCGAGTTTagagaaccagaggaggagaCGGAAGCGCAGCCATACGACCACTCGCTAGACAACGCCGATCTGACCCTGGACCAGTGGAAAC GTCACACCTTCACAGAGATCTTGACTTTCAAGCCTGTTTTGCTGGAATCCAAGGAAACCTCACTGtga
- the selenoo1 gene encoding selenoprotein O1 — protein sequence MAYLGPRLGPSRVFLPSVSAFRLLGSVGMDDMGLGVSRSSLERLDFDNVALKKLPLDPSEEPGVRQVKGACFSRVKPQPLTKPRFVAVSQEALALLGLDGEAVLNDPLGPEYLSGSRVMPGSEPAAHCYCGHQFGQFAGQLGDGAACYLGEVKVPSAQDPELLRENPSGRWEIQVKGAGLTPYSRQADGRKVLRSSIREFLCSEAMHFLGVPTTRAGSVVTSDSRVIRDVYYSGNPRHERCSVVLRIAPTFLRFGSFEIFKQADEFTGRQGPSYGRDEIRGQMMDYVIDMFYPEIQQNYPDRVERNVAFFREVMLRTARLVAQWQCVGFCHGVLNTDNMSILGVTLDYGPYGFMDRFDPDFICNASDNSGRYSYQAQPAICRWNLVKLAEALAPELPPDRAEAVMDEYLDLFNRFYLENMRKKLGLLKKEEPEDELLITQLLQTMHNTGADFTNTFRSLSHISCPTEGQSEGDEDLAKKATDLLLEQCASLEELKAANKPSMDPRELAMLLSMAQSNPALFQMISDRATIVRQLERLSRLKDLMETSQEELRTKHAEEWTSWITRYRKRLALELEGQSDVQAVQEERVKVMGSANPRVVLRNYIAQNAIEAAENGDFSEVQRVLKVLEKPFSDQPGLELPAWMGGDGATAQAERDEGEEQQQEASTSTSRNAVPYDSKPPAWAQEICVTUSS from the exons ATGGCTTATTTAGGACCTCGGCTGGGACCGTCACGCGTCTTCCTCCCCAGTGTGTCCGCGTTCAGACTCCTCGGCTCGGTCGGGATGGACGACATGGGTCTAGGGGTGAGTCGTTCCTCGCTGGAGCGGCTCGACTTTGACAACGTCGCCCTGAAGAAACTTCCTCTGGATCCGTCCGAGGAGCCCGGGGTGCGGCAGGTGAAGGGAGCGTGTTTCTCCAGGGTGAAGCCGCAGCCGCTGACCAAGCCCCGGTTCGTGGCGGTGTCGCAGGAAGCCCTGGCACTGCTGGGGCTGGACGGAGAGGCGGTCCTGAACGACCCCCTGGGGCCGGAGTACCTCAGCGGGTCCAGAGTGATGCCCGGATCCGAGCCGGCTGCGCACTGTTATTGCGGCCACCAGTTCGGACAGTTCGCCGGGCAGCTGGGCGACGGGGCGGCCTGCTACCTGGGGGAGGTGAAGGTGCCATCCGCGCAAGATCCAGAGCTGCTCCGGGAAAACCCCAGCGGCCGGTGGGAGATCCAGGTGAAAGGAGCCGGACTGACCCCTTACTCCAG ACAGGCTGATGGCCGTAAAGTCCTGCGCTCAAGTATCAGAGAGTTCCTGTGCAGTGAAGCGATGCACTTCCTGGGTGTTCCCACCACCAGAGCCGGTTCTGTAGTGACCTCTGACAGCAGGGTCATACGGGACGTTTACTACAGCGGGAACCCTCGTCATGAGAGGTGCTCTGTCGTCCTCCGCATCGCTCCTACTTTCCTCAG GTTTGGATCCTTTGAGATCTTCAAGCAGGCCGATGAGTTCACAGGCCGCCAGGGTCCGAGTTATGGACGTGACGAGATTCGGGGTCAGATGATGGATTATGTCATTGACATGTTCTACCCCGAGATTCAGCAGAACTACCCGGACCGGGTGGAGAGGAACGTGGCATTCTTCAGAGAG GTGATGCTTCGTACGGCTCGACTGGTGGCTCAGTGGCAGTGTGTCGGATTCTGTCATGGGGTCCTGAACACAGATAACATGAGCATCCTGGGGGTGACGCTGGACTATGGTCCATATGGCTTCATGGACAG GTTTGATCCAGATTTCATTTGCAACGCCTCCGACAACTCTGGTCGGTACTCTTACCAGGCCCAGCCGGCGATCTGCAGGTGGAACTTGGTGAAGCTAGCGGAGGCTCTTGCTCCAGAGCTGCCACCGGATCGGGCTGAAGCTGTTATGGACGAGTACCTGGATCTGTTTAACCGCTTTTACCTGGAGAACATGAGGAAGAAGCTGGGCTTGCTGAAGAAGGAGGAACCTGAGGATGAGCTCCTGAtcactcagctgctgcagacgATGCACAACACAG GTGCTGACTTCACCAACACCTTCCGTAGCCTGAGTCATATTTCCTGCCCCACTGAGGGACAAAGCGAAGGAGACGAGGATCTCGCAAAGAAAGCCACAGACCTCCTGCTGGAGCAATGTGCCTCCTTAGAGGAGCTCAAAGCTGCCAACAAACCCTCTATGGATCCACG TGAGCTGGCGATGCTGCTGTCTATGGCTCAGAGCAACCCAGCGCTGTTCCAGATGATCTCAGACAGAGCAACAATAGTGAGACAGTTAGAACGACTGAGCAGACTGAAAGACCTGATGGAGACGAGCCAGGAGGAGCTGAGAACCAAACACGCTGAGGAGTGGACCTCCTGGATCACACGCTATAG GAAACGTCTGGCTCTGGAACTGGAGGGCCAGAGCGATGTGCAGGCCGTGCAGGAGGAGAGGGTGAAGGTGATGGGCAGCGCCAACCCTCGAGTGGTGCTCAGAAACTACATTGCCCAGAATGCCATAGAGGCCGCTGAAAACGGTGACTTCTCTGAG GTCCAGCGAGTCCTCAAGGTTCTGGAGAAGCCGTTCTCCGATCAGCCGGGTTTGGAGCTTCCTGCCTGGATGGGTGGAGACGGAGCCACGGCACAAGCAGAAAGAGACGAAGGAGAGGAGCAACAGCAAGAAGCATCTACGTCTACGTCTAGAAACGCCGTCCCCTATGACAGCAAGCCCCCTGCTTGGGCCCAAGAAATCTGTGTCACATGATCTTCGTAA